From Marinobacterium sp. LSUCC0821, a single genomic window includes:
- a CDS encoding YicC/YloC family endoribonuclease, protein MTQSMTAFARVEAEHPWGSLVWELKSVNQRFLEPNFKIPDFMRMHEGVIREKLRQKLARGKVECALRFHEEVGQQSLQVDSERLSQLLNAITQLKEAGASVKEIDPLALLQYPGVTQSVSADPAMVGQVALELFDKALDQLIEGRAREGVELAALINARLDSISEIVAQVREQMPKIIEQQRENLITKVAQLGVDLDPERLEQEIVLLAQRADVAEELDRLDTHIAEVRRNLKAKGPIGRRLDFLMQELNREANTLGSKSIVTSTTQGAVELKVLIEQMREQIQNIE, encoded by the coding sequence ATGACACAAAGTATGACCGCTTTTGCCCGGGTTGAGGCGGAGCACCCTTGGGGATCATTGGTTTGGGAGCTTAAATCCGTTAATCAGCGCTTCTTAGAGCCTAACTTTAAGATTCCCGATTTCATGCGTATGCATGAGGGCGTCATTCGCGAAAAGCTTCGTCAAAAACTAGCTCGCGGTAAGGTTGAGTGTGCATTACGTTTTCACGAAGAGGTTGGGCAGCAGAGTCTGCAAGTTGATAGTGAGCGTTTGAGTCAGTTGCTCAATGCCATCACCCAACTTAAAGAGGCTGGCGCATCGGTAAAAGAGATCGATCCGCTAGCGCTGCTGCAGTATCCAGGCGTAACTCAAAGTGTTAGCGCTGATCCTGCAATGGTTGGTCAGGTTGCTCTTGAACTCTTTGATAAGGCTTTAGATCAGCTAATTGAAGGGCGCGCTCGCGAGGGCGTGGAGCTTGCTGCTCTGATCAATGCTCGATTGGATTCTATCTCAGAGATTGTTGCGCAAGTTCGAGAACAGATGCCCAAGATAATCGAACAGCAACGTGAAAACTTGATCACCAAAGTGGCCCAACTTGGCGTAGATCTTGATCCCGAACGTCTAGAGCAGGAGATTGTCTTGCTTGCTCAGCGCGCTGATGTAGCGGAAGAGCTGGATCGTTTAGATACCCACATCGCCGAAGTGCGCCGCAATCTCAAAGCCAAAGGCCCTATCGGCAGACGGCTCGATTTCCTGATGCAGGAGCTCAACCGCGAAGCGAACACCCTAGGCTCAAAATCCATCGTTACCTCAACGACTCAAGGTGCAGTGGAGCTTAAGGTTTTAATCGAGCAGATGAGGGAGCAGATCCAAAATATCGAATAA
- a CDS encoding exodeoxyribonuclease III: MRVITFNCQGIKNAAENGFFEWMAKQDADVVCLQNIKAREYQLDAEIYHPEGYEAYFFEAFDDDYSGVAIYTRHLPKAVMTGLGFEQCDTQGRFIQADFDRFSVASFSVPSGLSGEDAQLAKEQYLENFAGHFDKTLRKRREFIFAGTLNIAHKPVDLSNWYINQTVSGFLPEEREWAEELFVEKGFVDAMRECNKSERQYTWWPDYNRARELNEGARLDYQITTAGLRKTIQNAGVYKAERFSDHAPLIVDYDLDF, from the coding sequence ATGCGAGTGATCACCTTTAACTGCCAAGGCATTAAAAACGCGGCTGAAAATGGCTTCTTCGAGTGGATGGCCAAGCAGGACGCGGATGTTGTTTGTCTCCAGAATATCAAAGCGCGCGAGTATCAGCTTGACGCTGAAATTTACCATCCTGAAGGTTACGAAGCTTACTTTTTTGAAGCTTTTGATGATGACTACAGTGGTGTCGCTATCTACACACGCCATCTGCCTAAGGCTGTCATGACAGGTCTTGGATTTGAGCAGTGTGATACACAGGGTCGTTTTATTCAGGCCGATTTTGACCGTTTCAGTGTTGCCAGCTTCTCCGTACCTTCTGGTTTGAGTGGTGAAGACGCGCAGTTGGCTAAAGAGCAGTACCTAGAGAACTTCGCAGGCCATTTCGACAAGACTCTTCGTAAGCGTCGTGAATTCATCTTCGCGGGTACGCTTAATATTGCACACAAGCCAGTCGACCTTAGCAACTGGTACATCAACCAAACCGTTTCTGGTTTCCTACCTGAAGAGCGTGAGTGGGCAGAAGAGCTCTTTGTTGAGAAGGGTTTTGTTGACGCGATGCGTGAGTGCAATAAATCTGAACGCCAATACACTTGGTGGCCCGATTACAATCGCGCTCGTGAGCTTAATGAAGGTGCGCGACTAGACTACCAGATTACAACTGCAGGTCTGCGTAAGACGATTCAAAATGCCGGTGTTTACAAGGCCGAGCGATTCTCAGACCATGCGCCGCTGATTGTCGATTACGATCTCGACTTTTAA
- a CDS encoding peroxiredoxin, whose translation MALRINDVVPNLDLVTDQGDFKLHDFIGDSWAILFSHPKDFTPVCTTEFGAVAQLAAEWEKRGTKVIGLSVDGVEEHIEWKCDIEKFAGAKATFPIIADDDLRVSKALDMLPADAYLPDGRTAANSASVRVVFIFSPDKKLQLAMTYPMSVGRNFAEVLRALDALQATYGTPIATPANWVSGQDVIVALSLNDEQAKEKFGEIDIKLPYLRTTKQPSK comes from the coding sequence ATGGCTTTGCGTATTAATGATGTTGTACCAAATCTTGATCTAGTAACTGATCAGGGCGACTTTAAACTTCATGACTTTATTGGTGATAGTTGGGCAATTTTATTCAGTCATCCAAAAGACTTCACACCAGTGTGTACTACTGAGTTCGGGGCTGTAGCTCAACTTGCCGCAGAGTGGGAAAAACGCGGCACTAAAGTGATTGGGCTCTCTGTTGATGGTGTTGAAGAGCACATAGAGTGGAAATGCGATATCGAAAAATTTGCGGGAGCTAAGGCAACTTTCCCAATTATCGCAGATGATGACCTTAGAGTATCCAAAGCCTTGGACATGCTTCCTGCAGATGCTTATCTGCCAGATGGCCGTACCGCTGCTAATTCTGCGAGTGTGCGGGTCGTGTTTATCTTTAGTCCGGATAAGAAGCTCCAGCTTGCAATGACATACCCAATGTCGGTGGGTCGAAACTTTGCTGAAGTACTTCGCGCGCTGGATGCGCTGCAGGCGACCTATGGGACACCAATCGCGACTCCTGCAAACTGGGTGAGCGGTCAGGATGTTATCGTCGCATTGTCCCTAAACGATGAGCAGGCGAAAGAGAAATTTGGCGAGATTGACATCAAACTGCCTTATTTACGAACTACTAAACAGCCAAGCAAGTAG
- the modC gene encoding molybdenum ABC transporter ATP-binding protein yields the protein MSLVINIQKQFSSFQLDAQFEVPKGITALFGKSGSGKTSIINTIAGLERPDQGEIIVNGQTLFNSKEKIWVPAHQRQIGYIFQEGRLFPHLSVKENLLYASKVTSKPMKHQQFDYIIQLLGIDHLLDRQPARLSGGEKQRVAIGRALLSNPQLILADEPLSALDESRKAELLPYFERLRDELEIPILYVTHSAQEVLRLADYVVAIDDGRVTTPGPAREVLSDSRINKQAHRAMSSQFKASVVAHHQDGLTELAANGVTLFTPTVKAEVGSPLCLEIFGHDMLITRLRIAESSALNQLAGKITSVTTPAPNSIFLTLETAIGELTARLSARAFQKLGLVAGDNCHLCIQAIHQSNRNSCA from the coding sequence GTGAGTTTGGTTATCAATATTCAGAAGCAGTTTTCTAGCTTTCAGCTCGACGCTCAATTCGAAGTACCCAAGGGTATTACCGCACTATTTGGTAAATCTGGCTCTGGCAAAACATCTATCATTAACACCATTGCGGGTCTTGAAAGGCCTGATCAGGGCGAGATCATCGTTAATGGCCAGACTCTCTTTAACAGTAAAGAGAAGATTTGGGTGCCAGCGCATCAACGCCAGATAGGTTATATCTTTCAAGAGGGCAGACTCTTCCCGCACCTCAGTGTTAAGGAGAATCTTCTCTACGCTAGCAAGGTGACCAGCAAGCCGATGAAGCATCAGCAGTTTGATTACATCATTCAACTGCTTGGTATAGACCACCTGCTTGATCGTCAGCCAGCCCGCCTATCCGGCGGTGAGAAACAGCGCGTGGCAATTGGCCGAGCGCTGCTGAGCAACCCGCAGCTTATTCTTGCTGATGAACCTCTCTCTGCCCTAGATGAGTCACGTAAAGCGGAACTTCTCCCCTACTTTGAACGGTTGCGCGATGAACTAGAGATACCCATTCTCTATGTCACACACTCGGCTCAAGAGGTGCTGCGTTTAGCAGACTATGTTGTGGCTATCGATGATGGACGGGTGACCACGCCAGGGCCAGCGAGGGAAGTGCTTTCCGATAGTCGCATCAACAAGCAGGCTCATCGCGCTATGAGCTCACAATTCAAAGCGTCGGTGGTTGCACACCATCAAGATGGTTTAACAGAATTGGCTGCTAATGGTGTGACCCTATTTACACCTACAGTGAAGGCAGAGGTCGGTAGCCCACTATGTTTGGAGATATTCGGCCACGATATGCTTATTACGAGATTGCGGATTGCAGAGAGTTCAGCTCTAAATCAATTAGCAGGAAAGATTACTTCTGTAACAACGCCCGCACCGAATAGCATCTTCCTAACCCTGGAAACGGCCATTGGTGAATTAACGGCACGCCTCTCTGCACGTGCATTCCAGAAACTTGGTCTGGTAGCAGGTGATAACTGCCACCTGTGTATTCAGGCAATACATCAGTCCAACCGGAACAGTTGCGCTTAA
- the modA gene encoding molybdate ABC transporter substrate-binding protein, which yields MFKIAGLTALLFAFLLPLKSSAETLTIFAASSLKNALDEIINVYQANSEDQLIVSYAGSSALARQIEMGAPADIFISANEAWMDYLLERNMILPESRFDLAHNTLVLIGGQDQTSIELENPALKLSDYLSGNYLAMALTNSVPAGIYGKQALTSLGLWQDVETQVAQADNVRAALALVATGEAPLGIVYNSDAVAEPRVKILATFPADSHATIRYPAAITDLGNKSPAERFLKFLRSSATKAILERNGFSEATDTQ from the coding sequence GTGTTTAAGATAGCAGGGCTCACCGCCCTGCTTTTTGCGTTTCTATTACCACTGAAATCCTCTGCTGAAACTTTAACAATCTTCGCAGCATCCAGCTTAAAAAACGCGTTAGATGAGATTATTAACGTCTACCAAGCGAACTCTGAAGATCAATTAATCGTCTCCTATGCGGGCTCTTCAGCACTGGCTCGGCAGATTGAGATGGGCGCGCCTGCAGATATATTTATCTCTGCGAACGAAGCTTGGATGGACTATCTGCTAGAGCGCAACATGATCCTTCCTGAAAGTCGTTTCGACCTTGCACACAACACGCTAGTTTTGATTGGTGGACAGGATCAAACGTCTATCGAACTGGAAAATCCGGCGCTTAAACTCTCAGATTATCTTTCCGGAAACTACCTTGCTATGGCACTTACCAACTCTGTCCCTGCAGGTATTTACGGTAAGCAAGCGCTCACTTCCCTAGGCCTGTGGCAGGATGTTGAAACACAGGTCGCGCAGGCTGACAACGTTCGTGCAGCTTTGGCTCTGGTTGCAACAGGTGAAGCACCATTAGGCATTGTTTACAACTCTGATGCAGTGGCAGAGCCAAGAGTAAAAATATTGGCTACATTCCCAGCAGACTCACATGCAACTATCAGATACCCAGCTGCTATCACTGACTTAGGTAACAAGAGCCCAGCAGAAAGGTTTCTGAAATTTTTGCGCTCATCTGCGACTAAAGCGATACTAGAGCGCAACGGTTTTAGTGAAGCAACGGACACTCAGTGA
- the rph gene encoding ribonuclease PH, translating into MSSPLSDQLKNLGLDAMRPSGRKNDQMREVRVTRNFTKHAEGSVLIEFGDTKVLCNASITRGVPRWLRGSGSGWVTAEYGMLPRATNTRTDREAARGKQSGRTLEIQRLIGRSLRAAINLDRLGENTITVDCDVLQADGGTRTASITGAYIAMIDAINELKKDKNGALKGNPIVRQVAAISVGIYKGNAVLDLDYAEDSTAETDMNVVMTETGGFVEVQGTAEGAPYSQEELNAMLELARKGIKELTAIQKEALAS; encoded by the coding sequence ATGTCATCGCCACTCTCTGATCAACTAAAAAACCTTGGCCTCGATGCTATGCGCCCTAGTGGTCGTAAAAACGATCAGATGCGTGAAGTGCGTGTTACACGTAATTTCACTAAACATGCTGAAGGCTCTGTGTTGATTGAGTTTGGTGACACAAAAGTGTTGTGTAATGCCTCCATTACACGTGGCGTACCTCGCTGGCTCCGTGGTTCGGGCTCAGGTTGGGTGACTGCTGAATATGGCATGTTGCCACGCGCCACCAATACACGTACCGATCGTGAAGCCGCACGTGGCAAACAGTCTGGTCGTACCCTAGAGATCCAGCGTCTGATTGGCCGTTCACTTCGTGCTGCTATCAATCTAGACCGTCTAGGTGAGAACACTATCACCGTTGATTGTGATGTCCTGCAAGCGGATGGTGGCACTCGCACAGCGTCGATCACTGGTGCATACATTGCGATGATCGATGCAATCAATGAGCTGAAGAAGGATAAGAATGGCGCGCTTAAGGGTAACCCTATCGTGCGCCAGGTCGCGGCTATCTCGGTTGGCATCTACAAAGGCAATGCCGTGCTAGACCTAGATTACGCAGAAGACTCAACAGCCGAAACAGATATGAATGTCGTGATGACTGAAACCGGTGGATTTGTTGAAGTACAGGGCACTGCTGAGGGCGCTCCCTACTCTCAGGAAGAGCTCAACGCGATGCTTGAGCTTGCTCGCAAAGGGATCAAAGAGCTGACAGCTATCCAAAAAGAGGCGTTAGCAAGCTAA
- the modB gene encoding molybdate ABC transporter permease subunit, translating into MSEWLGAAEWAAVTLSIKVALWATLISLPFAIGVAWLLARRDFFGKQFLNGLVHLPLILPPVVTGYLLLITFGTRTPLGSFLAEWGIQFAFRWSGAALAAGIMAFPLMVRAIRLSIEAIDPKLEQAASTLGAAKHRVFLTISLPLMLPGIIAGAVLAFAKAMGEFGATITFVSNIPGQTQTLPSAIYAFLQVPGGESSAVKLVIISICIAMGALIASEILSRRVSRRLGQ; encoded by the coding sequence GTGAGCGAATGGCTTGGTGCAGCAGAATGGGCTGCGGTAACACTCTCAATCAAGGTGGCACTTTGGGCAACGCTCATTAGCCTCCCCTTTGCTATTGGTGTCGCTTGGCTTCTGGCTCGCCGAGATTTTTTTGGTAAGCAGTTTTTGAATGGCTTAGTTCACCTCCCTCTTATTCTGCCACCTGTTGTAACCGGCTATCTTCTTCTCATCACCTTTGGGACACGTACACCGCTGGGAAGCTTTCTTGCTGAGTGGGGAATCCAGTTCGCTTTTCGCTGGAGTGGTGCTGCTCTCGCCGCCGGAATCATGGCATTCCCACTCATGGTCAGAGCGATCCGTCTCTCTATTGAGGCTATAGATCCGAAACTAGAGCAGGCTGCATCCACTCTTGGCGCTGCAAAACATAGAGTCTTTTTGACCATCTCTCTGCCACTGATGCTCCCGGGTATCATCGCTGGTGCTGTTCTAGCGTTTGCAAAAGCGATGGGTGAGTTTGGTGCCACCATCACCTTTGTCTCGAATATCCCGGGGCAAACGCAAACGCTACCCTCAGCGATCTACGCCTTTTTACAGGTACCAGGGGGTGAGAGCTCTGCGGTGAAACTGGTAATCATTTCAATCTGTATCGCGATGGGTGCCCTTATCGCCTCTGAGATTCTCTCTCGCAGAGTAAGCCGGAGGCTAGGCCAGTGA
- the pyrE gene encoding orotate phosphoribosyltransferase, producing MQNYQREFIEFAIEKGVLKFGQFTLKSGRKSPYFFNAGLFNTGGALAKLGRFYAAAIEDAGIEFDVMLGPAYKGIPLAATTVVAMANDFGKDVPYVFNRKEAKDHGEGGNLVGAPLAGRVLIIDDVITAGTAIREVMTLINDNGATPAATIIALNRMERGTGELSAIQEVERDYNMQVASIISLDNLVEYLEELGDKSSELAAIRAYREEYGISA from the coding sequence ATGCAAAACTACCAGCGCGAATTTATTGAGTTTGCTATTGAAAAAGGCGTACTGAAGTTTGGTCAATTCACTTTGAAGTCCGGCCGTAAAAGCCCTTACTTCTTTAATGCTGGTCTCTTCAATACGGGTGGCGCGCTTGCAAAACTAGGTCGCTTTTATGCCGCAGCCATTGAAGATGCGGGCATTGAGTTTGACGTCATGCTTGGCCCTGCTTATAAAGGCATCCCACTAGCGGCTACCACCGTTGTCGCGATGGCGAACGATTTCGGTAAGGATGTCCCTTACGTATTCAACCGCAAAGAGGCTAAAGACCACGGCGAAGGCGGCAACCTCGTCGGCGCACCTTTGGCTGGCCGTGTCCTAATTATCGATGACGTTATTACAGCTGGCACAGCTATCCGTGAAGTAATGACACTGATCAACGACAACGGCGCGACACCTGCAGCGACCATTATTGCTCTAAACCGTATGGAGCGCGGAACTGGTGAACTCTCTGCAATCCAGGAAGTTGAGCGCGACTACAATATGCAAGTTGCCAGCATCATCTCACTGGATAATCTTGTTGAATATTTGGAAGAACTTGGCGATAAATCAAGCGAACTTGCAGCTATTCGCGCATATCGTGAAGAGTATGGCATCAGCGCTTAA
- a CDS encoding heme-binding protein: protein MPIEYDGQVVGGIGLSSGTPMQDMECAQAGIDFWRSKIQ, encoded by the coding sequence TTGCCAATCGAATATGATGGCCAAGTGGTTGGTGGCATTGGCTTGAGTTCTGGTACCCCTATGCAGGACATGGAGTGCGCGCAGGCGGGTATTGATTTTTGGCGATCTAAAATTCAGTAA
- a CDS encoding MaoC family dehydratase yields the protein MLYLDDLKIGDRFISETYAITDENIIAFAEHYDPQPFHLSDTAAKESFFGGLAASGWQVGSITMRLIAHSFPVASGIIGGGVDLRWLTPTRPGDILHVETEILEVIPSKSKPDRGVVKIHAKTINQHGETRQTFDSSLLVFRASAGIKGGIFAPS from the coding sequence ATGCTCTATTTGGATGATTTAAAGATTGGCGATCGATTTATTAGTGAGACGTATGCCATCACCGATGAAAACATTATTGCGTTCGCAGAACACTATGACCCTCAACCCTTTCACTTAAGTGATACTGCCGCGAAAGAGAGTTTTTTTGGTGGGTTAGCCGCAAGTGGCTGGCAGGTTGGCTCAATTACCATGCGTCTCATAGCGCACTCTTTCCCCGTAGCAAGCGGCATTATTGGTGGGGGCGTTGATTTGCGCTGGTTAACCCCTACTAGGCCTGGCGATATATTACATGTTGAGACTGAGATTTTAGAGGTTATTCCATCTAAATCTAAACCAGATCGTGGCGTGGTAAAAATTCATGCGAAAACCATCAATCAGCATGGAGAGACTCGCCAAACATTTGATAGTTCATTATTAGTATTCCGCGCCAGCGCCGGGATAAAAGGTGGCATTTTCGCACCTAGTTAA
- a CDS encoding DUF3429 domain-containing protein: MIKLAHRLGYAGLIPFVGLAFQFKDVSSVSSFMSYSAVILSFLGGIHWGVAMRDRAFVSDARLAVCMLPSLIAWLSLMLPINLGLIVSLVAFLVWWAWDRTAIEDPDYRRLRLHLTAVVSLCHLWLIAHLN, encoded by the coding sequence GTGATTAAATTAGCACACCGCCTAGGATATGCTGGGCTGATACCCTTCGTCGGCTTGGCCTTTCAGTTTAAGGATGTGAGTTCCGTGTCTTCTTTTATGAGCTATTCCGCTGTCATTCTTTCATTTTTAGGAGGAATACATTGGGGTGTCGCAATGCGGGATCGAGCGTTTGTTTCTGATGCTCGTCTGGCTGTCTGTATGCTGCCCTCTCTAATTGCGTGGTTATCCCTAATGCTGCCTATCAACTTAGGATTGATTGTTAGTCTGGTGGCATTTTTAGTTTGGTGGGCTTGGGATAGAACGGCCATTGAAGATCCAGACTATCGTAGACTTAGACTCCACTTAACTGCAGTGGTTTCGCTTTGCCATCTTTGGTTGATTGCGCATCTTAACTAG
- a CDS encoding AraC family transcriptional regulator gives MQHFDNNSISTHFALGTLKSAARMGVDIGPLLKEANLDERLLGNQKFRLTPAQFGALARLSWERGDDEFMACAERPARYGTFSLFAREAVRAANLLEVYKHLCRFYRLVNESLTLNLSIESNKAILEMSLSKPELDPDFLLRDFLLLLWHRFPSWLIGRRIHLFEAQMTGPKPDHADEYRLIFPCPVSYDAPANRLIFELEALKAPIIQNLDTLRDHLRSAPLQWFTRQEYLPIFTRRVRDIMGQMEFVEIDMESVAHQLNMTVRTLRRKLDDEGTGFQDIKDELRRDTALHLLNQSSLSIQSISQQLGFSETAAFTRSFKKWTGQTPRAFRTGQI, from the coding sequence ATGCAACATTTTGATAACAACAGCATTTCAACGCACTTCGCACTAGGCACGCTTAAATCTGCCGCCAGAATGGGGGTCGATATCGGTCCGCTCCTCAAAGAGGCCAACCTAGACGAGAGGCTTCTTGGAAATCAGAAGTTTCGCTTAACCCCTGCTCAATTCGGTGCGCTAGCTCGCCTCTCATGGGAGCGAGGCGACGATGAATTCATGGCTTGTGCAGAGCGACCTGCGCGATACGGAACATTTAGTCTTTTCGCAAGAGAAGCAGTGCGCGCAGCAAACCTTTTAGAGGTCTACAAACACCTATGCCGTTTCTACCGCTTGGTCAATGAATCACTGACACTGAACCTGAGTATCGAAAGTAATAAGGCGATACTTGAAATGTCACTCTCCAAACCCGAATTGGATCCAGATTTCCTTCTAAGAGATTTTTTACTTTTACTTTGGCACCGCTTCCCAAGCTGGCTTATTGGCCGCAGGATTCATCTATTTGAAGCGCAAATGACAGGCCCTAAACCAGATCATGCAGATGAGTACCGTCTTATTTTCCCCTGCCCGGTTTCTTATGATGCACCCGCTAACCGACTCATATTTGAGTTAGAGGCTTTAAAAGCTCCGATCATTCAAAATCTCGACACACTCCGAGATCATCTGCGCAGTGCACCCCTTCAATGGTTCACCCGACAAGAGTATCTACCGATATTTACGCGACGCGTTCGAGATATCATGGGACAGATGGAGTTTGTCGAAATAGATATGGAGAGTGTCGCACATCAACTCAACATGACAGTTCGCACACTGCGCAGAAAACTTGATGATGAGGGTACTGGCTTTCAGGATATAAAGGATGAGCTCAGACGCGATACAGCTCTACATCTGCTTAACCAATCATCCCTATCTATTCAGAGCATCTCACAACAGCTCGGGTTTTCTGAAACGGCTGCGTTTACTCGCTCGTTTAAAAAGTGGACAGGCCAAACGCCTAGAGCCTTTCGCACAGGCCAGATTTAA
- a CDS encoding MBL fold metallo-hydrolase — protein sequence MTTEQYDTHTTEVAPGIIQIRLPLPFALDHINVYLIEDSDGWILVDTGLKSEQSQSILKTIFDSLPMEIPLKAVIATHAHVDHIGAAGWICETWKVPLWVTKAEYEGIQNFLGMDPKNDSVLADELNDFYHRGGIPETEYELIIRSLLGFQRAFHPLPEKYRCLEEGTFSINGETWHILINDGHTVAHASLFNQDKNILISGDQVLARISSNVSVRFGEYSGNPIKSWIKGLQRLKDLPANTLVLPAHEKSMTNLHERADQLIEGYLENAHKIIHFCLTPSTAEEILRALFPRELSPFEHHLAYGETMAYINYQIAESNIKKLGSESDIPLYVAA from the coding sequence ATGACAACAGAACAATATGATACCCATACAACTGAGGTAGCTCCTGGAATCATTCAGATTCGCCTACCGCTGCCTTTTGCATTGGACCATATCAATGTCTACCTTATCGAAGATAGCGACGGATGGATTCTTGTTGATACAGGCCTCAAAAGTGAACAATCACAATCAATACTAAAAACCATTTTTGATTCACTCCCTATGGAGATACCATTAAAAGCCGTGATAGCGACACATGCACATGTTGACCATATTGGCGCGGCCGGCTGGATTTGTGAGACTTGGAAAGTGCCCTTATGGGTTACCAAAGCTGAATATGAAGGCATCCAAAACTTTCTTGGGATGGATCCCAAGAATGATTCAGTCTTGGCTGATGAGTTAAACGATTTCTATCACCGTGGAGGTATACCTGAGACAGAGTATGAGTTGATTATTCGTAGTTTGCTCGGTTTTCAACGGGCCTTTCACCCACTCCCTGAAAAGTATCGTTGTCTTGAGGAAGGCACTTTTAGCATCAATGGTGAAACCTGGCACATCCTAATCAATGATGGCCATACTGTTGCGCACGCCAGTCTCTTTAATCAGGACAAAAACATACTGATATCTGGAGACCAAGTGCTAGCTAGAATTAGTTCGAACGTCAGTGTTCGTTTCGGCGAATATAGTGGCAACCCAATTAAATCCTGGATAAAGGGATTGCAAAGACTCAAAGACTTGCCAGCGAATACATTGGTGCTTCCCGCCCATGAAAAGTCGATGACTAATCTTCATGAGCGTGCAGACCAGCTTATTGAGGGGTACCTCGAAAATGCGCATAAAATAATCCACTTCTGCCTAACGCCGAGTACAGCAGAGGAGATTCTGAGGGCTTTATTTCCCAGAGAACTATCACCTTTTGAACACCATTTAGCCTATGGTGAGACAATGGCTTACATAAACTATCAGATAGCAGAATCCAATATTAAAAAGCTGGGTAGTGAGAGTGATATTCCGCTTTATGTGGCGGCCTAA
- a CDS encoding 3-hydroxyacyl-CoA dehydrogenase family protein translates to MIEQVGVIGAGQMGQGIAQVLACAGIQVVLVDISAEQLELALSRTASSVAKLKERNKLPVECNPLPFIESSVSLDALAHCDLVVEAATEDEMTKRKIFQALNGICKSSAILASNTSSISIGRLSALVDQPERMLGVHFMNPVPLMALIEVITTKHTSEATRVAVVELAEKLGKTAVVVKDRPAFVLNRILLPTINEAIRVVEEGTATPEQVDQIMTLGAGFPMGPLALADMIGLDTCLSILDLMFVEMKDARYLPAPLLREYVVDGRLGKKTGEGFYNYD, encoded by the coding sequence ATGATCGAACAGGTTGGAGTTATTGGTGCGGGCCAGATGGGGCAGGGAATTGCTCAGGTTTTGGCGTGTGCAGGCATCCAAGTTGTTCTGGTCGATATCTCCGCGGAGCAGTTGGAGTTGGCGCTTAGTCGCACTGCGTCGAGTGTTGCTAAGTTAAAAGAGCGTAACAAACTGCCAGTAGAGTGTAATCCACTACCTTTTATTGAATCCTCGGTCTCTTTAGATGCTCTAGCTCATTGTGATCTGGTGGTTGAGGCCGCCACTGAAGATGAGATGACCAAACGCAAGATCTTCCAAGCGCTAAACGGTATCTGCAAATCTTCCGCTATCTTGGCGAGTAATACATCATCGATCTCTATTGGTCGTTTGTCAGCTTTGGTTGATCAGCCAGAGCGGATGCTGGGTGTGCACTTTATGAATCCGGTGCCTTTAATGGCGCTAATTGAGGTCATTACAACCAAGCACACTTCGGAGGCTACACGAGTTGCTGTTGTCGAACTGGCTGAGAAGTTGGGTAAAACAGCGGTTGTTGTTAAAGACCGTCCAGCTTTCGTCCTTAATCGAATTTTACTGCCAACTATTAATGAGGCGATTCGTGTTGTCGAAGAGGGTACGGCAACCCCCGAGCAGGTCGATCAAATTATGACCTTGGGTGCTGGCTTTCCAATGGGACCGCTGGCCCTGGCTGATATGATTGGCTTAGATACCTGCTTAAGTATCCTAGATTTAATGTTTGTTGAGATGAAAGATGCTCGTTACTTGCCTGCGCCCCTGCTTCGTGAATATGTCGTTGATGGTCGTCTAGGAAAGAAAACGGGCGAAGGTTTTTATAATTACGACTAA